A window from Citrus sinensis cultivar Valencia sweet orange chromosome 5, DVS_A1.0, whole genome shotgun sequence encodes these proteins:
- the LOC127902469 gene encoding probable cytokinin riboside 5'-monophosphate phosphoribohydrolase LOGL10 produces MASSSSKQFKNICVLSGFHYGKYKEFVQAAVDLGRVIAERKLHLVYGGGERGLSRLVSEAVFTRGSQVLGIIPKPMKPLVCMSGPPIGEELVVSSMQERISEMMNHADAFIFLPGDLATFEALITFASWAHLNIHQKPIGLLNVNNFYDGLLTFINHAIKNHFVPHSVKKLFISASTANELLDLLQAYTPEPDPQTVALNWSTNDGNGNSSSNKKCDLDLTLRL; encoded by the coding sequence ATGGCATCATCTTCGagcaaacaattcaaaaatatttgtgtgctttctgggttTCACTATGGAAAGTACAAAGAGTTCGTTCAGGCAGCtgtagatcttggtcgtgtcatagcagagaggaaactgcatcttgtatatggaggaggtgaacgagggttatcaagacttgtctcagaagctgtttttaccagaggaagccaagtactCGGCATTATCCCAAAACCCATGAAACCGCTAGTGTGCATGTCTGGCCCaccaattggagaagaattagtggtatcaagtatgcaagagagaatatctgaaatgatgaatcatgctgatgcttttattttcttgccaggagatcttgcaacttttgaggcactaattacatttgcatcttgggcccacttgaacattcatcaaaaacccatcggtttgttaaatgttaataatttttatgacggcttgctaacttttattaaccatgcaataaagaatcattttgttccacattctgtaaaaaaactctttatctctgcttctactgctaatgagttacttgatcttttgcaaGCTTATACACCAGAGCCAGATCCACAGACTGTTGCACTGAATTGGTCGACTAATGACGGTaacggtaacagtagcagtaaCAAGAAGTGCgatttagatttaactctccgtttgtaa